The genomic window atgatCTTGAAACATCAATATTGTCTTGCATCAATGTAACATCTGTACTAGATACATATATTATGAGAGTAAACCGGAAAATTAGGAGACAAATAATGAATTACCCCTATGGGAATGAGACAGGAAATCTgaaccctcggggtaagatttTTAAGCTGCCAAACATTGAGCAAGCCTCATGTTTTGCAACTGAAAAATCCCCCTCAAGTTGAGATCCCCCCTTTCTCACTCACAAGCGGGTTAAAGATATCCTATTAAGGTATCCCATTTGTTTCCATGGCAACCACAGGATAACAttgtgaagtatgggagaatAAGCAATTTTGATTTGTCTGTTTCAGATGCATTCCATGCCGTGGAGGATGATATCTATTTAGAAACTTGCTGCATCACAGgtacattttttataattccaaaaTATCTGGTTTTGCATATCTATTTTTAAATAGTTAAACAACCTGTCTAAACTGTATCCTGAATAATTCAAGAACCTGTGTAAAATGGACCACAAGCCTGTCTGTGTTTTGTTAATCTATGTTAATGTGCATTGAATTAAACTGATTTGTTGAGATTCAAACCTTtaataatacactgtatataaaatcGCTGGGCATGAAGTGTAATAGGCAATCATGCTGGCAGATTTAGTCCTGTCTGGGAATTTGGTCCCTAGATATGCTGTAAACGTTTCAGTCTATTGGACATTTGTAGTGTATAGAAATTATACTGATATTTAATGCTTGTTTTAATTGCAGTTTTGAATAATATCAAAAAGAAGAATGTTCCCTTTCCAAATATATATGGAGTTGGTAAGTAGATTCATCAAGTTCATTGTACATACAAAGTCCCAATACTTTTATCAAATATGTATGTTCATTGGTTGAAAAATGAGATCCGACTTATATTGATTATAATGTAATCAAATTTTAGTGTGTATTAAATGTGATTGATATTTGAATGATTtgtcaatatttctatattcTATGATACCCCTTGTAAACGAAGTATTAGCTGTACTTTGATTGGCTATCTCAGTGCCTGATGATTGGTTATCTCTGTGCCTGATGATTGGCTATctctacattttgtatacctGATGATTGGCTATCTCTATGCCTGATGATTGGCTATCTCTGTGCCAGATGATTGGCTATCTAGCTATCTCAGTGCCTGATGATTGGCTATCTCTATACCTGATGATTTGCTATCTCAGTGCCTGATGATTTGCTATCTCCGTGCCTGATGATTGGCTATCTCCGTGCCTGATGATTGGCTATCTCCGTGCCTGATGATTGGCCTAGCTTTGCCTGGCTTATTTAAAGTTAATTGTTTCAGTTTTTAGCCTTGTGactttgtatgtttatatttgtcTGAGGAGTGACTGTTGATTGTTTAGTGTTGATTGTTTAGTGTTGATTGTTTACTGTTGATTGTTTACAGCTGTAAACATTAAGACAGGGGAGATATGTAAAGCGAGCTTCTCTGATCATGGTCCAGACCAACCACTGAGGAGTGCTCGACACTTCACAGGAGCTGAGGAGGTGTGATACTACCTATAAATTGTCCTTTGTCATTGCTTTTCTGCAAATTTCAGTTGGATTGTTTTTTTATGCGAACTGATTACctacaatatcattttcattttggtaccaatttcatttcattttacaaatattttattgaaaaaaaaaatcaattggtACTAAGTAATATCTTTATGAGCCCTCTCTGTTCCTTGTACCAGTGAAACACCTGGAATAACATTATAcatcaaatatttaataaaattttaaattataataattctCTTTAGAATATATTATTCATTTATGCATTTTGTTATAGGTCCTCAACATTTATGATCCAAAAGACAACATTCTCACCATTGGTCCCTTTAATTATTCAACTATGGACGAAATCGATCTTCTTTGCGGTCTGCCGAAACCTTTCATCCGAGAGGTAATTGcattgttttaaataacaaacaGAATTTTCTACATTTGTtttggattttatttttttgatatttatattgtatccATGTTAAAACTCTGCTCATTTTGTTTCttaaaaaattataattaacaaccctttttagaaaaatgaatttattagTGCTTTCCTCTTTGAATAAACGTGTATACTTCTTCATGTCAATTACTTATATAAAATCtatgaaagaagaaaaaaaaaacatttcaaatttacTGCAGAAGTTACcattatttattacaaaagaggaaaaaataattgaaaattacTGCAGAAATTTccatacaatgtaatttatttaaatagagggaaaaaataattgaaaattacTGCAGAAATTTccatacaatgtaatttatttaaatagagggaaaaaataattcaaaattactgcagaaattaaagtaattttcttatccagcaataagccaaTTTTTATCTATTACAGTTCATAAATTTACCaacaaatacaattttactGTCCTGTTATAAGCCAATCTGCCTCATTCATATTACAGAAATTTTTTTATTGGTCTCCTGGGCAATAATTATCTCTTAAAACGATAAGATACTGTCCTGACTTTCATTAATATTTCTTAAGTTAATTCCTTTTTTAAATGAACATTATTATTCATATGTCACTAAACTTAAACTTTTTCACAGGAGaccattacagaatttaaggaaagttcATTACGTaaagatattttctttttttctaataatgCTTTCTTGCAGAATATTTGAAGTAAGAGAATTTCATTTAGTTAATGAATGTTGTAGAATCTGGAGTCTATTTTTGTTTGGCATTTTCCCACAACACTACATACTGCAAAAATAAGTTTtcaacatataactacacaattttagatttaaattgataattatatCCTTTTTTAGCATCTCTCCACCTCCCCAGAACAGGAACCTTTGTACTTTGAGGACCAGGTGAGGGCAGCTCTGATACAGATTAAGGAACATCCTGAGCCTCTCAAGACAGTGTTTAAAGATGGCAAACCTCACTGTTATAAATTGGAGAACAAAAAGTGGAAACCTGTGTCCAAGTCGTGATAggagtatagtatgtgtgtatttattattgataatgaCTGTTATTTCTACCATAAAAAAATCAGGCAcattagagttatctcccctgttttTTCCACAAAATGGCCATAGTGTAACATATCAAGGAAAATAGTACTATACTTATTTTTATTGTAGTTATATTGTTGAGCTTTTTCTGCTATCTAAAACGAACCAAGTTATGGTAAATTCTAAGTATACATAATGGCAAAACTCAGTATATCATGATGAATATGTGGAACttggaaaaaaaattgtctCTGTTGAAATATTGCATGCGTTTACCCAAGTGGAACTTTATCATGAACCTGATCATTGTATCTAGTTGCTGTTACTGAAACAGTTAAAGGAAATTTCTATTTATTACAATTGGTAAAGGATTTGACTAGTTATATGTTTTATTCTCTGATTGATTCCTATTGGAGACATGTGggccatgttgatttcattGTAGTTTAATTACAGGATCATGATTATACCTGGAATCTTGTCAATCTGGAaattcatatatacatcatgtatatagtTATTAATCCAATTTTCCAGATCAAAAGTTCCTCTTTATTATAAGTATGAATGGTATCACCTCCAACATTTGAAACAACATAtgataacatttcattttaaaatccTTTTTGCCTTGAtgcattttgttgttgttgttgttgttgttgttgttgtaagcATAGAATATCAATTTAGGTCTCTCAAAATTTTGAGTTGTATGAGGAACAAGATATTTATTAATGTGTGCCTTTTTTCTGCTGTTGAATCCTCCCTCCCCTTTCAGGTTTGTTGAAAGATCAATATTATTCCTACATTCCTATACATCTTGAATTTAGTTTCTTTTTCAAGTACGTAGttcaaacaacaaaaataaaatggggAAGTATTTATTCACATTGTTTATCCGTCCTGCAGTATTTTTCTCACTACTGCTCTTTAATTTGTTAGTTTAGtgagaaaataacaaaatgttatgCATCTCAGTAGAAAAAATATCATGATAGCCTTTCTTTAATTGCAAAAGATTTGACAAAATATGCTGTATGTAAGCTTTTAGCGCTGAAATAGTGGTTCTGCCTATAAGTAACCTATGCtccccagggagttgagaaagacatcgGCTGGATGCAAAGGCCGGATGACCACGGATAATGATTTGTGAACTGCTTTTAGATGGCTATGTTGCTGTgtataaaattaaattattagCAGTATTACCTCTGGTAATTCACTGTTGAAtgtgtaataaatttatgaccTCAAATTGTGTGTTGAAAGTTCATATAAGTCAGTTGAAAAATGATTATATAAGAATGGTTTATtccatcaaaaaaaaaaaaaggatttttttttcaacaattgaatgtgcatgtacatttttgtgttGGGCCATCTTGGTTTATTAAATTAGTCCCTTACAGCTGAAAATGGGGAAACTATTTCCTCTCTCTgtcttgtatgtatatatgtatgttacgcCAATGTTTGTCCGTGCTCTAGCGGCTCCATTCCTTGAGAGATTTTGATTGACATTCACAATGATAAAGAACCATAATATCGCTGGCAAGTTTAAGTTTCAGgttttttgggtcaaggtcaaagtcccTGTTGCTATTTTTATTGGGGGCTGGAAGGGAGCATGTATTGCTTAGTTATACCCATTATGCTTGTTTGATTATTAAGATTTTTATCATTGTCataattttattgtaaatatctgatttaacaattaaaatcaaaatattaatatgttcACAGTTCAATTCTTTATATGTATCATGTAActctttaatttatttattttacattttaatcgCTGTGTGTAATGAAAGGACACATTCTTTATAAGATGTGATGGTTTGATTGTAagataattaagaaataaagaaatatttacttAATTTTATGTAGTTTTTTAGACATTAAAGCTAACTGGATCCTGAATCTGTTCTTACATACCTGTTCACCTTTTCTTGAAAATTGACACTACATTTTGTTTAATCTTAAAACTCTGTATTCGTTACTTCTTACGCAATCATTGTTTTCTGGGTAGAAgagaagtttttttttgttgtttaaatattatttttttatgaatcttTTTGTTACAAATAATTACAAatgctacatttgtatatcaaacaCCTGCCCCATCTACTGCCAAATTGACAGTAAAGTAAGGgctaatatataatatcattttttgaaaGATATAGatgtttctgtgttgtttttAACTCGGATGAAGTTGAACTCTTTTAGCAGATGTTAATATTGTTATGATTTTAGataaacataatattatgtAGCAGAATCTTCATACATAAGGAATTACCTGCTTGAGTGTAGTTTTGTGTTGAAACCATAACTTTTTGCAAAATACGCTGTAAATGATTGGCCCATTTGTtagaattttaaagaaaaatcaatatttgtgtaaattaaaacctgtaaaataaaaagcCCATTCTTTCTTGACTAAAgaactttttttctgaaactcACTGGGTAATTTTACCTGAAACTGGGCAATTTGACCTAGAAATTATATGAATTGGCCTGAACTGACACTGATGTTTTTGCCTGTGTTCATAATAAATCAAAACCTTGTCCAAACTAAAACATTCAACCAGTTTGTCAGCTAACAATGGGTCCTATCATCCAAAATTCAACGGGAAACATTTCGATTTTCAGCAAATGGAGAGTCATCCAAAATTCCAGGGGGAAAGTTTTTCTGCAAATAGAGGGTCATCCAAAATTCCAGGGGAAACGTTCATATGGTTTCTATGATGATAATTAATTAAGGTTTTAAGCCTTTGGATTTCAAATATGAGAGTTCTATTTGAATCCATGCTGTATGTGATAAGTGATGATGAAAAGCTGGTCCTAGCCAGTGATTGACAGTAAGATGAATAGTGCTTAGTGTCCTGTTGAACAAGGCATGAGGAGAATGCTGCTGTATGTGATAATTATACAAGTTTATAACAATTCATTGTTGTGAATTAAATACTTTATCAACATTATCAGTCTTTTtgctttaatatatatatggtctAGTTAGTAATAAtgacggtatggtccaatataggtactggatcctaacaaacagatgttcttcggatgcgtattactagaaatagataattggtcaagtagtaataacgacagtacagacaagtgaattgtcaaattttcgtacagacaagtaaattgtcaaattttcttacagacaagtaaattatcaaattttcatacagacaagtaaattgtcaaattttctaGGCAATCTGCGCCTTTATCAAGACAAAAGTAAATTACAAatgatcacatatagacatagaacatggaacagtcacaGGTACACAGGTTTAGTAGATAAACAGCGAATGAATATGTATGAAACAAAATTCAGCAAGCCTTTTAAACCTCCATACTCTTCTTCAGGCACAAATGAAGCCCATAAAGGCAGAAAGAGCTTCCAAAAAATTcttagaattttgtttttatatataccTTTGAAAGGaattcatttttacattttttaatgaatattatacatacatgtatgtatatttatttataaaattgcTGGAACTTATTTCACCAACAAGGAAATTAAAGGAGcttattatctcccctgatgAAAACTGGAATGACATGTGTTATCCTCTTTGTCCATCCGTTTGTCTTGTGTCACACTTACCCTTCCACAACATGTGATGGCAGCATGAAGAgtttatacaaataaacataaaaaattgTCTAAAATATCTAAAAGGAAAATGTAAAAACGGACAATGACAGTCAGTGTATatgaaaatttattgaaaatacacaaatattttGGCAGATAGTAAGTATAGACTTGTACATATCTATAAAGTTTTTATATAAACCTAAATAACTGTTTTTGTTCTGCATTTCCAAATTACAATTGAAAAAAGTAatatatggtttatatatactccTCGATGGGGACAAAGACAACAAAAACTATCACAGTTACCAggtacatgttttatattgtgCAGATTTAGGATAATAAATGTAATCTATATCGCTTTCACTAACAAAttctaaaatgaaatattgcataatttttcaaaagtaatgcatttcaaaaatattgaaacatattcaaaatttacatattgtatacaaatatacaagacaattgaacaaaattaatatcacattttacttatatattttcaaatgtaaaaaataattgttGAATATGTAATAACAGTATAAGATTTTTTTAACTGAACAAGTATGTAGAAACAAAAGCTTCATAGAAATATCACAAATCATGTTAAAACTTTTTGACGATTTTGATATCAACTTATCCTCttataatactgacatatacttacaaaaatgtatagatacatcaaaatatttgacTACATACATTTTGGCATTGAAttcttttcattagtaaatttcattaaaattgatttGACTAGATCAGATTATATAAAAGACAAACAATAGCAGTGTTTAAGATATTCATGATCAGAtagaaaaaatgtcaaaataactTCAAACTTAATTGCTGATACAGTATTTGCaagaaatattatcaaaattcactttttttaaaagaaataaacatcTGAAATATTTGTCTTGATATATCTGTAAAAAGCAGTTATGAATTCAATAAATAGAATCTGATATAGATATCTTTGGTGTTcatatacatgcatatgtaaaataaattgttaCTTCATAGATTTCTCAAAGTCAACCAATCATATTTTGCACCGAAAGGTCAACTTATATCTGAAAGGTCAATGTACTTGACCAATCTGTTCTTTTATGTATAATGCTCTTTGAGGATTAATGTCCTATTGTGGATGTTAATTTCATCGTCTAGTCTCGTCCTACAATTCCTTGGAGCAGTTTTTTGTAGTCCCCGCTACAGTCTCCCTCAATCCACTTCCAAAGTGTCTGTTTGTTCTCTTCTAGGAAGGAAGCCTTGATTTGTTCCATATCGATCTGTAAACAAGCGCATGCTTATTCTATAGAAAAGACTCTCTTAAAGaatttcattcagatatatAGCGATCCCTTTGTTATTTTGTCATTCTGATCATTCTAAACAAAATAGTTTGTGTAGAAGATTTCTCATGAATAATTCAGATCTTAtttaatcattgtttttaaacaaaGTATACGTACATgttgtattataataatatataaacatcaaaaaTTCAATTCCTTTAAGAATGATCAAGCCTTTCTTCA from Pecten maximus chromosome 1, xPecMax1.1, whole genome shotgun sequence includes these protein-coding regions:
- the LOC117337413 gene encoding protein N-terminal asparagine amidohydrolase-like, which gives rise to MPLLVNGNSIGHVPKSIEEFFDRYDFKESSNRLCCQSCKMCTQDEGVLYIGQREMAVTTPEDGVFNILGTEDATTCHIVVLRHTGSGAVGMAHFDGAGLPAAAKDLVSKVKEFPSSGGRLELHLVGGFCDDRGLSAELSIKTLNAFHAVEDDIYLETCCITVLNNIKKKNVPFPNIYGVAVNIKTGEICKASFSDHGPDQPLRSARHFTGAEEVLNIYDPKDNILTIGPFNYSTMDEIDLLCGLPKPFIREHLSTSPEQEPLYFEDQVRAALIQIKEHPEPLKTVFKDGKPHCYKLENKKWKPVSKS